A single window of Prochlorococcus marinus XMU1410 DNA harbors:
- a CDS encoding glycosyltransferase family 4 protein — translation MKIALFTETFLPKVDGIVTRLTKTIEFLIKNGDEVIIFCPEGCPESYMGATVVGVAAMPLPLYPELKLGLPGPAVSDKLEKFNPDLIHVVNPAVLGLGGIWLAKTNNIPLIASYHTHLPKYLEHYGMGMLEPLLWELLKAAHNQALLNLCTSTAMVNELKDKGIQRTALWQRGVDTYSFRPDLRSEKMRDKLFGKYKDTNYLLIYVGRLSAEKQIERIKPVLESIPNACLALVGDGPYRNQLEKIFENTKTNFIGYLSGDELASAYASGDIFLFPSSTETLGLVLLEAMAAGCPVIGANKGGIPDIISDGINGCLYDPDEKDNGVKSLIEATKKILENEDKREMMRKEARNEAEKWDWNQATLQLQNYYSDTLKEID, via the coding sequence GTGAAAATTGCATTGTTTACTGAAACTTTTTTACCTAAAGTTGACGGCATAGTCACAAGACTGACTAAAACAATTGAATTTTTAATAAAAAATGGTGATGAAGTTATAATTTTTTGTCCAGAGGGGTGTCCAGAATCATATATGGGAGCAACTGTAGTGGGAGTTGCTGCGATGCCATTACCCTTATACCCAGAGTTAAAGCTTGGTTTACCAGGTCCTGCAGTCTCAGATAAGTTAGAAAAATTTAACCCAGATTTGATACATGTTGTTAATCCAGCTGTACTTGGCTTAGGTGGCATATGGTTGGCGAAAACTAATAATATTCCTTTAATTGCTAGCTACCATACTCATCTTCCGAAATATCTGGAACATTACGGTATGGGTATGCTAGAGCCACTTTTGTGGGAATTACTTAAAGCAGCTCATAATCAAGCCTTGTTAAATTTGTGTACTTCCACCGCTATGGTCAATGAATTAAAAGATAAAGGTATTCAAAGGACTGCTCTTTGGCAAAGAGGAGTAGATACTTACAGTTTCAGACCAGATTTAAGAAGTGAGAAAATGAGAGATAAATTATTTGGAAAATATAAAGATACCAATTATTTATTAATTTATGTAGGAAGATTATCAGCAGAAAAACAAATTGAGAGAATTAAACCAGTCTTAGAAAGTATCCCTAATGCTTGTCTAGCACTTGTAGGTGACGGACCGTATAGAAACCAGCTTGAAAAAATCTTCGAAAATACCAAGACTAATTTCATAGGATATTTATCTGGTGATGAACTTGCTAGCGCCTATGCCTCTGGAGATATATTTTTATTTCCCTCCAGTACAGAAACACTTGGTTTAGTTTTACTCGAAGCAATGGCCGCAGGATGTCCAGTTATCGGAGCCAACAAGGGGGGGATTCCAGATATAATTAGCGATGGGATTAATGGTTGTTTATATGATCCAGATGAAAAAGATAATGGGGTAAAAAGTTTGATTGAAGCAACAAAAAAAATTCTAGAGAATGAAGATAAAAGAGAAATGATGAGAAAAGAGGCACGAAACGAAGCAGAAAAATGGGATTGGAATCAAGCAACGTTACAACTGCAAAATTATTATTCAGATACTCTCAAAGAAATAGATTAA
- a CDS encoding thiazole synthase — translation MENHSSLLIGGKKFSSRLMVGTGKYKSTQDMVESLSNSETEIITVAVRRIKNDQTGENLLEKINWEKYWMLPNTAGCVNSDEAVRIAILGRELAKLSGQEENNFVKLEVIPDKKYLLPDPIETLKAAEILIKKGFAVLPYINADPILAKRLEEIGCATVMPLGSPIGSGQGLLNLSNIRIIIENAKVPVIIDAGIGVPSEASQAMEIGADGVLINSAIAQAANPPLMAQAISYSVKAGRQAFLAGRIKKQDFAVASSPEKNISI, via the coding sequence ATGGAAAATCATTCTTCTTTACTAATTGGTGGAAAAAAATTTTCCAGTAGATTAATGGTTGGTACTGGCAAATACAAATCTACTCAAGATATGGTGGAAAGTTTGTCAAATTCTGAAACGGAAATTATAACCGTCGCTGTTAGAAGAATTAAAAATGATCAGACCGGAGAAAATTTATTAGAAAAGATCAACTGGGAAAAATACTGGATGCTTCCAAATACAGCTGGTTGTGTTAATTCCGATGAGGCAGTCAGAATAGCAATTTTAGGTAGAGAACTTGCAAAATTATCTGGTCAAGAAGAAAATAATTTTGTGAAGTTAGAAGTTATTCCTGACAAAAAGTATTTGCTACCAGATCCAATAGAAACTCTTAAAGCAGCCGAAATTTTAATAAAAAAGGGTTTCGCTGTACTACCTTATATTAATGCAGATCCTATTCTTGCAAAAAGACTAGAAGAAATAGGTTGTGCAACTGTAATGCCATTGGGCTCGCCAATAGGCTCCGGGCAAGGTTTGTTAAATTTATCAAATATAAGGATTATTATTGAGAATGCAAAAGTGCCAGTAATAATTGACGCAGGAATTGGGGTGCCTAGTGAAGCTTCTCAAGCTATGGAAATTGGAGCTGATGGTGTCTTAATCAATAGTGCAATAGCACAAGCTGCAAATCCTCCTCTAATGGCTCAAGCGATAAGTTATAGTGTGAAAGCTGGCAGGCAAGCTTTTCTGGCAGGAAGAATTAAAAAACAAGACTTTGCAGTAGCAAGTTCGCCGGAAAAAAATATATCAATCTAA
- a CDS encoding NAD-dependent epimerase/dehydratase family protein has translation MKVIVLGGDGFCGWPCAVNLAEQNHDVIIVDNLSRRKIDIDLEVESLTPIASITERLSAWEETGGKPMRFLNMDISKQYQKLLNLLIDEKPDSVIHFAEQRAAPYSMKSSFTKRYTVDNNVNGTHNLLAAIVESNLDIHVVHLGTMGVYGYGSHRGATIPEGYLKVEVPQPDGSRFEEEILHPASPGSVYHMTKTLDQLLFLYYNKNDLVRITDLHQGIVWGTNTEATLKDPRLTNRFDYDGDYGTVLNRFLMQAAIGYPLSVHGTGGQTRAFIHIKDSVKCVQLALENPPKSGERVKIFNQMTESHQVGELAKKVASLTGADINYLPNPRNEAVENDLIVDNKCFIELGLNPTTLDNGLLEEVVEVAKKYSNRCDLNRIPCVSSWTKKQAEAIKSN, from the coding sequence GTGAAAGTAATTGTTCTAGGTGGAGATGGTTTTTGCGGTTGGCCTTGTGCGGTGAATTTAGCAGAGCAAAATCATGATGTAATTATTGTCGACAATTTAAGTCGTAGAAAAATTGATATTGATCTAGAGGTAGAATCTTTAACTCCAATTGCTTCTATAACAGAACGACTTTCTGCATGGGAAGAGACTGGAGGCAAGCCTATGAGATTTCTTAACATGGATATCTCTAAGCAATATCAAAAATTACTCAATTTGCTCATTGATGAAAAACCAGATTCCGTGATCCATTTTGCAGAACAAAGAGCAGCACCATACTCGATGAAATCGAGTTTTACCAAAAGATATACAGTAGATAATAATGTTAATGGCACCCACAACCTACTTGCTGCGATAGTAGAGAGTAATTTAGATATTCATGTTGTTCATTTAGGAACAATGGGAGTCTACGGATATGGATCACATAGAGGTGCAACAATTCCAGAAGGTTATCTAAAAGTTGAAGTTCCACAACCTGATGGAAGCCGCTTTGAAGAAGAAATATTACACCCTGCAAGCCCAGGTAGTGTCTACCATATGACTAAAACTTTAGATCAATTACTATTTCTTTACTACAACAAAAATGATCTTGTAAGGATCACGGATCTACATCAAGGCATTGTTTGGGGAACAAATACAGAAGCAACTTTAAAAGATCCTAGATTGACAAACCGATTTGACTATGACGGAGATTATGGAACTGTTTTAAACAGATTTCTAATGCAAGCTGCAATTGGATATCCATTAAGTGTTCACGGGACAGGAGGGCAAACAAGAGCATTTATACATATCAAAGACTCTGTAAAATGCGTACAACTTGCTCTTGAAAACCCACCAAAATCTGGAGAAAGAGTCAAAATCTTTAATCAAATGACTGAGAGTCATCAAGTTGGAGAACTAGCTAAAAAAGTTGCTTCTCTAACTGGAGCTGATATTAATTATTTACCAAATCCAAGAAATGAAGCAGTAGAAAATGATCTAATTGTTGATAATAAATGCTTTATAGAATTAGGTTTAAACCCAACTACTCTTGATAATGGCTTATTAGAAGAAGTTGTTGAAGTTGCTAAAAAATACTCCAATAGATGTGATCTTAACCGCATACCTTGTGTTTCATCCTGGACAAAAAAACAAGCTGAGGCTATAAAGTCTAATTAG
- a CDS encoding tetratricopeptide repeat protein, with translation MEISSFQSYLIILFVVLIIISIFVFRQFLKTRSEELNLVKFEQKGLDSLTQATELYEFGSIQIKKRLYSEATKTFLKAIENYENEPDEAKAIINNALGFSYAAQNEFKKAIKHYKSAIKSLPEYPIALNNLASAQQRLLEYDLAYETYQKVLVIDPKNKTAIKKSKELEKRNNYKPYEGIKDKGF, from the coding sequence ATGGAAATATCTTCCTTTCAATCTTATTTAATAATTCTTTTTGTTGTATTAATAATAATTTCTATTTTTGTATTCAGACAATTTCTAAAAACAAGAAGTGAAGAATTAAATTTAGTAAAATTCGAGCAGAAAGGTTTAGATTCTCTCACTCAGGCTACGGAATTATATGAATTTGGGTCTATTCAGATAAAAAAAAGATTATATTCTGAAGCTACTAAAACTTTTTTAAAAGCAATAGAAAATTATGAAAATGAACCTGATGAAGCCAAAGCGATTATAAATAATGCTTTAGGATTTTCTTATGCTGCTCAAAATGAATTTAAGAAAGCAATTAAACACTATAAATCTGCAATAAAATCACTTCCAGAATATCCTATAGCCCTAAATAACCTCGCATCAGCACAACAGCGTTTACTTGAGTACGACTTGGCATATGAAACTTATCAAAAGGTTTTGGTGATAGATCCAAAAAACAAAACAGCAATCAAAAAAAGTAAGGAGTTAGAAAAAAGAAACAATTATAAACCTTATGAAGGTATTAAAGATAAGGGATTCTAA
- the gcvH gene encoding glycine cleavage system protein GcvH: MSYKFPDNLNYADTHEYVLEENGLLKIGVSEFAIDQLGDIVFVELADAGATLEKGDTFGTIESVKAVEEVYLPFSGEIVSVNESVIENPELLQNDPIGDGWLVILKPESKASIADLMTSEEYQTKVVPK, from the coding sequence ATGTCTTACAAGTTTCCAGACAACCTCAACTATGCTGATACTCATGAATATGTCTTGGAAGAAAATGGATTATTAAAAATTGGAGTTAGTGAATTCGCTATAGATCAATTAGGAGATATTGTTTTTGTTGAATTAGCTGATGCAGGGGCGACTTTAGAGAAAGGCGATACTTTTGGAACAATAGAATCAGTTAAGGCCGTAGAGGAAGTCTATCTACCTTTTTCAGGGGAAATAGTATCTGTAAATGAAAGTGTTATTGAGAACCCTGAGCTTTTACAGAATGATCCGATTGGAGACGGTTGGTTAGTTATTTTGAAACCAGAATCAAAAGCATCAATTGCTGATTTGATGACTTCTGAGGAATATCAAACAAAGGTTGTACCAAAATAA
- a CDS encoding SpoIID/LytB domain-containing protein yields MKLKFAFLNLFLGCISLLIVNTKLISNAKGEESLKVELHNEIKKGKFLIGLKQYLGGENDSFSEKKNINFTTNKGFLNLISSNGIKHKSKHINITWANIPVKNPKTIERIVFGPFASYESAKKQSEKLRDKGFETTVAYPKNWEVWIPFQDDLPEFELKNKIFRKIKNFQITPVLRNDNSGMKLEGPIYIYSEEKIKINGVNFGKNFYLIKDSYGTWTLVQKIEFDDYLAGVLPYEIGPNSPLEALKAQAVIARTWGIFNSNRFNMDKYHLCISTQCQVYKPSEISYKNVQKAIDETSNLILTHENQPINAFYHGSNGGVSATAGESWQIQDYSYFNSIIDGSKSLNKIFKLPITNESYLNNFLDFDKEQFYGSNHSLFRWNKKISNLEIKEKLIKNKLININEDVLDLNSIERGSSGRVTKLEIQTDKGNKSIVLVKDDIRRVLNFIPSNLFTINKLNDDLWLLRGGGFGHGVGLSQSGAIEMAKLGFSYEQILNHYYRNAKLKKFEILSQWKLSN; encoded by the coding sequence ATGAAACTTAAATTTGCCTTTTTAAACTTATTTTTAGGCTGTATTTCTCTTTTAATAGTAAACACTAAATTGATTTCAAATGCAAAAGGAGAAGAATCGCTAAAGGTTGAACTCCATAATGAAATTAAAAAAGGAAAATTTTTAATTGGTTTAAAGCAATATTTAGGCGGGGAGAATGATAGTTTTTCGGAGAAAAAGAATATAAACTTTACAACTAATAAAGGTTTTTTAAACTTGATATCGTCCAACGGTATTAAACATAAATCAAAACACATAAATATTACCTGGGCGAATATTCCCGTCAAAAATCCAAAAACAATTGAAAGAATTGTTTTTGGTCCTTTTGCTAGCTATGAATCGGCAAAAAAACAATCAGAGAAACTAAGAGATAAAGGATTTGAGACGACTGTTGCCTACCCTAAAAATTGGGAAGTATGGATTCCATTTCAAGATGATCTGCCAGAGTTTGAATTAAAAAATAAGATTTTCAGAAAAATAAAAAATTTTCAAATTACTCCTGTTCTTAGAAATGACAACAGTGGTATGAAACTTGAAGGTCCTATATATATTTATTCTGAAGAGAAAATAAAAATAAATGGTGTTAATTTTGGCAAAAATTTTTATTTAATAAAGGATTCATATGGAACTTGGACCTTAGTTCAAAAAATTGAATTTGATGACTATTTGGCAGGTGTTTTGCCATATGAAATTGGACCGAATTCTCCTTTAGAAGCACTCAAGGCTCAAGCAGTTATTGCAAGAACTTGGGGCATATTTAATTCTAATAGATTTAATATGGATAAATATCATTTATGTATAAGCACTCAATGCCAAGTTTATAAGCCTTCTGAAATTTCATATAAAAACGTACAAAAAGCCATAGACGAAACTTCAAATTTAATTCTCACTCATGAAAATCAACCAATAAATGCTTTTTACCATGGTTCTAATGGTGGAGTATCCGCTACTGCAGGCGAGTCTTGGCAAATTCAAGATTATTCTTATTTCAATTCAATCATTGATGGTTCTAAATCATTAAATAAAATTTTTAAACTTCCAATTACAAATGAATCTTATTTAAATAATTTTTTAGATTTTGATAAAGAACAGTTTTATGGGAGTAATCATTCTCTTTTTCGATGGAATAAGAAAATTTCTAATCTTGAAATTAAAGAAAAGTTAATTAAAAACAAACTTATAAATATTAATGAAGATGTTTTGGATTTAAATTCTATTGAACGTGGGTCTAGTGGCAGAGTGACAAAATTGGAAATACAAACGGACAAGGGTAATAAATCTATTGTTCTTGTTAAAGATGATATTCGACGGGTATTAAATTTTATACCTAGTAATTTGTTTACTATTAATAAATTAAATGATGATTTATGGCTTTTGAGAGGAGGTGGCTTCGGTCATGGTGTAGGTTTATCTCAGTCAGGAGCAATTGAAATGGCAAAATTAGGATTCTCTTATGAACAAATATTGAATCATTACTATCGAAATGCAAAACTAAAAAAATTTGAGATATTGTCTCAATGGAAGTTAAGTAATTAA
- the rplT gene encoding 50S ribosomal protein L20: MARVKRGNIARKRRNKILNLAKGFRGGNKNLFRTANQRVMKALCNAYRDRKRRKRDFRRLWISRINASARINGTNYSKLINGMKNSEIIINRKMLAQLALNDPKCFEKIVSSVSN; encoded by the coding sequence ATGGCACGGGTAAAAAGAGGCAACATAGCCAGAAAAAGAAGAAACAAAATCTTAAATCTTGCAAAAGGTTTTAGAGGTGGCAACAAAAATCTTTTCAGAACCGCAAACCAAAGAGTGATGAAAGCTCTTTGTAATGCTTATAGGGATAGAAAAAGAAGAAAAAGAGATTTTAGAAGACTTTGGATCTCTAGAATTAACGCATCTGCAAGGATAAATGGAACAAACTATAGCAAGTTAATAAATGGCATGAAAAATTCAGAAATTATCATTAACAGAAAAATGCTTGCTCAATTAGCCTTAAACGATCCAAAGTGTTTTGAAAAAATTGTTTCTTCCGTTAGTAATTAG
- the rpmI gene encoding 50S ribosomal protein L35: MSKLKTRKSAAKRFKATATGKFMRRRAFHNHLLDHKSSKLKRHLSTKAVVDERDADNVKLMIPYA, encoded by the coding sequence ATGTCTAAACTAAAAACTCGTAAATCAGCTGCCAAAAGATTTAAAGCTACTGCGACTGGTAAATTCATGAGAAGAAGAGCTTTCCATAATCATTTACTTGATCATAAAAGCTCAAAATTAAAAAGACATCTATCAACAAAAGCTGTAGTTGATGAAAGAGATGCCGATAATGTAAAATTAATGATTCCATACGCATAA
- a CDS encoding glycosyltransferase family 2 protein encodes MSKGFYKNRRLKSFIFLSACFLVAFIPHANNIENFLYIILTLSFVIVFYGLIVISRNFKRNNVLNTVSRRISNKELPVLDILVAARDEENVISRLVERLFSLDYPTNKLNIYIIDDGSSDKTPLILDRLSRQYDKLKVISRSPNAGGGKSGALNYALKFTHGEWLLVLDADAELKQDSLIRLFSFVEEGDWSAVQLRKSVTNVSKNFLTSCQSMEMAMDAIFQYGRLSVAGVSELRGNGQLIRKETLLACGSFNEDTVTDDLDLSLRLLLSKSRIGILWDPPVMEEAVENLNALLAQRQRWAEGGLQRFFDYGDQLFSNKIDYLQKFDLTYFFILQYALPIISIFDLVFSIAFLDSPIYWPISFTAFMLSGIAFWYGSSCKSEVPVLQKSNFLMVFVSVFYLSHWFLVIPWVTIKMSIFPKKILWRKTLHTGV; translated from the coding sequence ATGAGTAAGGGTTTTTATAAAAATCGAAGATTGAAGTCGTTTATATTTCTTAGTGCTTGTTTTTTAGTAGCTTTTATTCCTCATGCTAACAATATCGAAAATTTCCTTTACATAATATTGACTCTTTCTTTTGTGATTGTTTTTTACGGTTTAATAGTTATTTCTAGAAATTTCAAAAGGAACAACGTTTTAAATACTGTAAGCAGAAGAATTAGCAATAAAGAGTTACCTGTGCTTGATATTTTAGTCGCAGCTAGAGATGAAGAGAATGTCATATCAAGATTAGTTGAAAGATTATTTAGTTTAGATTATCCAACAAATAAATTAAATATTTACATAATCGATGATGGTAGTTCTGATAAGACGCCTTTAATTTTAGATCGGTTATCTAGACAATATGACAAGCTAAAAGTCATAAGTCGTTCTCCAAATGCAGGAGGAGGAAAGTCAGGAGCTTTGAATTATGCCTTGAAATTTACCCATGGTGAATGGTTATTAGTTTTGGATGCTGATGCTGAATTAAAACAAGATTCTTTGATAAGGTTATTTAGTTTTGTAGAAGAGGGTGATTGGTCTGCAGTTCAACTAAGAAAATCAGTAACAAATGTAAGTAAGAATTTTTTAACTTCCTGTCAGTCAATGGAAATGGCTATGGATGCAATCTTTCAATATGGAAGATTATCAGTTGCTGGAGTCTCCGAATTAAGGGGAAATGGTCAATTAATTAGGAAAGAAACATTATTAGCATGTGGTTCTTTTAATGAAGATACAGTTACAGATGATCTTGATTTGAGTTTAAGATTACTATTATCAAAATCTAGAATTGGAATCTTATGGGATCCTCCAGTCATGGAGGAGGCAGTTGAGAATTTAAATGCTTTATTAGCACAAAGGCAAAGATGGGCAGAGGGGGGATTGCAAAGATTCTTCGATTATGGCGATCAATTATTTTCTAATAAAATTGATTATTTGCAGAAATTTGATTTAACTTACTTTTTCATCTTGCAATATGCATTACCAATCATTTCTATTTTTGATTTAGTTTTCAGTATTGCTTTTTTAGATTCACCAATTTACTGGCCTATTTCATTTACAGCTTTTATGTTATCTGGAATTGCTTTTTGGTACGGTTCTTCTTGTAAAAGTGAAGTACCTGTATTGCAAAAAAGCAATTTTTTGATGGTATTTGTATCTGTTTTTTATTTATCACATTGGTTTTTAGTAATCCCTTGGGTAACTATAAAGATGTCTATTTTTCCCAAAAAGATACTCTGGCGAAAGACTCTTCATACTGGAGTTTAA
- the gcvP gene encoding aminomethyl-transferring glycine dehydrogenase: MTSKFGSDLFIDRHLGLGDKDERIMLKKLGFNNIDQFINQVIPDDIQLKDKSSEILPQGCSEIEALNELEEIANKNTKMRSLIGLGYYDNHMPKVIQRHVLENPRWYTSYTPYQAEIAQGRLEALFNFQTIVCELTGFPVANASLLDEGTAAAEAMAMSFSSRNNKSSKVYLVESNVFDHTFNVLQTRAKPLGISLKRFTQSNLPNHDDVFGMLLQLPGKNGQLYDPTFLISQAHRSEIIVTACIDPLAQVLIKPISEFGVDVAVGSMQRFGVPMGFGGPHAAYFACSEKYKRLIPGRIVGQTLSKNGEKSLRLALQTREQHIRREKATSNICTAQSLLAIISSFYAIYHGPSGLTQIAKRLVELRINLESSLAVLGFEIPDGIRFDSVDVYSEHSQRIHNEALKNGYNLRILPLGSTIENSTGFGISLDELSNEKEIKDILTFIANLIEKEEDLEHIKFDKEFHLESLALRSSAWMQQDIFTNYQSETELMRYIFRLAEKDFSLVDGMMPLGSCTMKLNSAAELNPVSWANLSSIHPFSPPDQTKGYSKIISDLEKWISEIVGLKSVSFQPNAGSQGEFAGLLAINSYFESKGELLRKKCLIPKSAHGTNPASAVMAGFDVLTVECDDEGNIDFQDLSIKVKKFDNQIGALMLTYPSTHGVFELQIRKICDLIHSVGGFVYLDGANLNAQVGLCKPGNYGVDVCHLNLHKTFCIPHGGGGPGVGPVAASETLSPFLPTHSLMDNNLSISSNYVSSAKYGSASILPISWMYIKMAGLRGLRKATSHAILSANYIAHSLKHKFKILYKGKNNFVAHECILDFRDLKSKTGLSVNDLAKRLIDYSFHAPTISWPVPETIMIEPTESESLAEVDRFCEAMLLIGEEISEIENNYELKNNNVISNAPHTLKELIADNWQYPYSKEKASFPYKTPTTIKFWSSVSRINNAYGDRNLICSCNVNQDETLDEKKCA, encoded by the coding sequence ATGACATCCAAATTTGGGTCTGATTTGTTTATAGATAGGCATCTTGGGTTAGGAGATAAAGATGAAAGAATTATGCTGAAAAAGCTTGGTTTTAATAATATTGATCAATTTATAAATCAAGTTATTCCTGATGATATTCAGCTTAAAGATAAATCTTCAGAAATATTGCCCCAAGGTTGTTCAGAAATTGAGGCTTTAAACGAATTAGAAGAGATTGCGAATAAAAATACTAAAATGAGATCACTTATAGGCCTTGGTTATTATGACAATCATATGCCTAAAGTAATTCAAAGACATGTTCTTGAAAATCCAAGGTGGTACACGTCTTATACTCCATATCAAGCAGAAATTGCACAAGGAAGATTAGAAGCTCTATTTAATTTTCAGACTATTGTTTGTGAACTAACAGGATTCCCTGTCGCCAATGCATCTTTGTTGGATGAGGGTACTGCTGCAGCAGAAGCCATGGCCATGAGTTTTTCCTCAAGAAACAATAAATCTTCAAAAGTGTACTTAGTGGAGTCAAATGTTTTTGATCATACTTTTAATGTTCTACAAACCAGAGCAAAGCCTTTGGGAATATCCTTAAAACGCTTTACTCAAAGCAACCTTCCTAATCATGATGATGTTTTTGGAATGTTGTTGCAATTACCTGGTAAAAATGGACAATTATATGATCCTACATTCTTAATATCTCAAGCACATAGATCAGAAATTATTGTTACGGCATGTATTGATCCACTAGCACAAGTTTTGATTAAACCAATTTCTGAATTTGGTGTTGATGTAGCAGTGGGAAGTATGCAAAGATTTGGTGTTCCCATGGGTTTTGGTGGCCCTCATGCAGCATATTTTGCTTGTAGCGAAAAATATAAAAGGCTGATACCCGGAAGAATAGTTGGGCAAACTTTATCTAAAAATGGAGAAAAGTCACTAAGACTAGCATTGCAAACAAGAGAGCAACATATTAGAAGGGAAAAGGCCACTAGTAATATTTGTACTGCTCAATCTTTGTTAGCCATAATTTCTTCTTTTTATGCTATTTATCATGGACCCTCTGGATTAACGCAAATTGCTAAGAGATTAGTTGAGTTGAGAATAAATTTAGAATCAAGTTTAGCTGTTTTAGGTTTTGAAATTCCTGATGGGATTAGATTTGATAGTGTTGATGTATATTCTGAGCACTCCCAGAGGATCCATAATGAAGCTTTAAAAAATGGCTATAACTTAAGAATTTTGCCGCTGGGATCAACTATTGAAAATTCAACTGGCTTTGGGATCTCTTTAGATGAGCTTAGTAATGAAAAAGAAATAAAAGATATTTTGACTTTCATAGCAAACCTTATAGAAAAAGAAGAAGATTTAGAGCATATAAAATTTGATAAAGAATTTCATCTTGAAAGTCTAGCTTTGAGATCCAGTGCATGGATGCAGCAAGATATATTCACAAATTACCAAAGTGAAACTGAATTAATGAGATATATATTCCGACTTGCTGAAAAAGATTTTTCTTTGGTAGATGGGATGATGCCATTGGGAAGCTGTACCATGAAGTTAAATTCTGCAGCAGAGTTAAATCCAGTCTCTTGGGCTAATTTATCTTCCATTCATCCGTTTTCCCCACCAGATCAAACTAAAGGCTATTCAAAAATTATATCTGACCTAGAAAAATGGATAAGTGAGATTGTTGGTTTAAAATCAGTTTCTTTTCAACCAAATGCAGGCTCTCAAGGAGAGTTTGCAGGTTTATTGGCAATAAATTCTTATTTTGAATCGAAAGGTGAACTGTTAAGAAAAAAATGTTTAATTCCAAAAAGTGCTCATGGAACAAATCCTGCTAGTGCAGTTATGGCAGGTTTTGACGTGTTAACTGTTGAATGTGATGACGAAGGAAATATTGATTTTCAAGATTTGTCAATCAAGGTCAAGAAATTTGATAACCAAATAGGGGCTCTTATGTTGACTTATCCCTCTACTCATGGAGTTTTTGAATTACAAATCAGAAAGATATGTGATTTAATTCACTCTGTGGGAGGATTTGTCTATTTAGATGGAGCAAATTTGAACGCTCAAGTTGGATTATGTAAACCGGGGAATTATGGTGTTGATGTTTGTCATTTGAATTTACATAAAACATTCTGCATTCCACATGGAGGTGGTGGTCCAGGAGTAGGTCCAGTTGCTGCATCAGAAACTTTAAGCCCATTTCTTCCTACTCATTCTTTAATGGATAATAATTTATCTATTAGTTCTAATTACGTATCTTCTGCCAAGTATGGGAGTGCAAGTATTCTTCCAATAAGTTGGATGTACATAAAAATGGCTGGTCTTAGAGGGTTAAGGAAAGCAACTTCGCACGCAATTTTATCTGCAAATTATATTGCGCATTCCTTAAAACATAAATTCAAGATTCTCTATAAAGGAAAAAATAATTTTGTCGCACATGAATGTATTTTAGATTTTAGAGATTTAAAATCCAAAACTGGGTTGAGTGTCAATGATTTAGCTAAACGATTAATAGATTATAGTTTTCATGCCCCAACTATTAGTTGGCCTGTTCCAGAAACCATAATGATAGAGCCTACTGAAAGTGAAAGTTTGGCAGAAGTAGATAGATTTTGTGAGGCTATGTTATTGATTGGAGAAGAAATCAGTGAAATAGAAAATAATTATGAATTAAAAAATAATAATGTAATAAGCAATGCTCCCCATACGCTGAAAGAGTTAATTGCTGATAATTGGCAATATCCTTATTCAAAAGAAAAGGCTTCTTTCCCTTATAAAACTCCAACAACTATTAAGTTTTGGTCTTCAGTTTCTAGGATCAATAATGCATATGGCGATCGCAATTTAATTTGTTCTTGCAATGTAAATCAAGATGAGACTTTAGACGAAAAAAAATGTGCTTAA